A single region of the Vicia villosa cultivar HV-30 ecotype Madison, WI linkage group LG4, Vvil1.0, whole genome shotgun sequence genome encodes:
- the LOC131595198 gene encoding uncharacterized protein LOC131595198, which yields MNLIGCSVKLLNDFPEGKHFSKLLNRKDKGRKERPIVVVHGKQQDDASNEKKDFNMDEVQLQTFNEKLDVLEVVFDSANLLSLGNSKPPDAPAFSSFLSNEDEVRIYTTQIVSTVSYLHSKGIVHWDLKPENILMDSHGHVMLTDVGMLKEIEESERSNSMLQKA from the exons ATGAACTTGATCGGCTGTTCTGTGAAGCTACTCAATGATTTTCCAGAAGGTAAACACTTTTCGAAATTACTAAATAGAAAGGATAAAGGTAGAAAGGAGAGGCCTATTGTGGTTGTACATGGAAAGCAGCAAGACGATGCTTCGAATGAGAAAAAGGACTTTAACATGGATGAAGTTCAACTTCAAACTTTTAATGAAAAGCTTGATGTCCTAGAAGTTGTTTTTGATTCT GCAAATCTCTTGTCTCTTGGAAATTCAAAACCACCGGATGCTCCTGCTTTTTCTTCTTTCCTTAGCAA TGAGGATGAGGTAAGGATTTACACTACTCAGATTGTATCTACTGTTTCATATCTTCACAGCAAAGGCATTGTACATTGGGATCTTAAACCTGAAAACATACTCATGGATTCTCATGGCCAT GTAATGTTAACTGATGTTGGAATGTTGAAAGAGATTGAGGAATCTGAGAGATCTAACTCTATGTTACAGAAAGCATAG